One stretch of Eretmochelys imbricata isolate rEreImb1 chromosome 1, rEreImb1.hap1, whole genome shotgun sequence DNA includes these proteins:
- the COMMD6 gene encoding COMM domain-containing protein 6 isoform X2: protein MAAGAAVVGAPALESFDFGSTADIIKLIPKDLFAELRFQTAGVEINVADLAKIINVVSFLFSTAAKNNLSAEELSTGLGNVIRMLPKHAVQVIRHIWKEQGKSIIMSEDARNMATVGQIIDIQWKLGMAVSSDSCRSLKYPYVTMTLKVAEPSGQIMSRSFEMTIPQFQDFFRHFKEMAAVLETV from the exons ATGGCTGCCGGAGCTGCCGTGGTGGGCGCGCCGGCCTTGGAGTCCTTTG attttggtAGTACTGCTGATATTATTAAACTAATACCTAAGGATCTATTTGCTGAGCTA AGATTTCAAACAGCTGGAGTTGAAATTAACGTTGCTGACCTAGCAAAGATAATTAATGTTGTTTCCTTTTTATTCAG CACAGCAGCCAAAAACAACCTCTCTGCAGAAGAACTCTCCACTGGTCTGGGTAATGTAATCAGAATGCTGCCAAAACATGCAGTTCAGGTTATTCGCCATATATGGAAGGAACAGGGCAAATCTATCATTATGTCAGAAGATGCTAGAAATATGGCAACAGTGGGACAG ATTATAGATATTCAGTGGAAACTGGGAATGGCAGTGAGCTCTGACAGCTGCAGGTCTCTTAAGTATCCTTACGTTACAATGACACTAAAAGTGGCAGAGCCGTCGGGCCAGATAATGAGCAGGTCTTTTGAAATGACaatcccacagttccag GACTTCTTCAGACATTTCAAGGAAATGGCAGCTGTTCTTGAAACAGTTTGA
- the COMMD6 gene encoding COMM domain-containing protein 6 isoform X1, with protein sequence MAAGAAVVGAPALESFDFGSTADIIKLIPKDLFAELCERIIQHLHCQIPGVNTVELCQRFQTAGVEINVADLAKIINVVSFLFSTAAKNNLSAEELSTGLGNVIRMLPKHAVQVIRHIWKEQGKSIIMSEDARNMATVGQIIDIQWKLGMAVSSDSCRSLKYPYVTMTLKVAEPSGQIMSRSFEMTIPQFQDFFRHFKEMAAVLETV encoded by the exons ATGGCTGCCGGAGCTGCCGTGGTGGGCGCGCCGGCCTTGGAGTCCTTTG attttggtAGTACTGCTGATATTATTAAACTAATACCTAAGGATCTATTTGCTGAGCTA TGTGAGCGAATTATTCAGCATCTTCACTGTCAGATCCCAGGTGTAAATACAGTAGAACTATGCCAG AGATTTCAAACAGCTGGAGTTGAAATTAACGTTGCTGACCTAGCAAAGATAATTAATGTTGTTTCCTTTTTATTCAG CACAGCAGCCAAAAACAACCTCTCTGCAGAAGAACTCTCCACTGGTCTGGGTAATGTAATCAGAATGCTGCCAAAACATGCAGTTCAGGTTATTCGCCATATATGGAAGGAACAGGGCAAATCTATCATTATGTCAGAAGATGCTAGAAATATGGCAACAGTGGGACAG ATTATAGATATTCAGTGGAAACTGGGAATGGCAGTGAGCTCTGACAGCTGCAGGTCTCTTAAGTATCCTTACGTTACAATGACACTAAAAGTGGCAGAGCCGTCGGGCCAGATAATGAGCAGGTCTTTTGAAATGACaatcccacagttccag GACTTCTTCAGACATTTCAAGGAAATGGCAGCTGTTCTTGAAACAGTTTGA